The nucleotide sequence ATCACTACCAGCGTATTCCTCCAGGTGTAGAGGCTGAGTGTCAGCTTCAGAATGGCCAATATGGGTCCCGCCATGATCAGCACACTGAGGACGATTCCCCTATTGAAAAAAGCCATACTCCCCACTGAGATAAGGAGTAAGAGGCCAGCTATTAAAAATGCCGGCAGCAGGACAACGGGATGCTGGTGGGAAACCAGCCTTACAGACTCACTCGGCCGTTGGCCGTTGAATGCCATCATTGGAAGGAGTTGCTGCTGGCAAGGTCCGCGGTACGGAGAGTACGTACTGCTTTATTTTTTCGATTACTGCAGCCGGCAGCATTTCACCCTTGGTGATGTACTCCGCCGCGCCCAACTGAAGGCCACGGGCTTGGTCATCCACATCAGCCAAGGCGGACACAATAATGACCGGGATGTTCCGGGTGGTAGCATCTTGTTTTACGTGCGCCAGCACATCGTACCCGGAAAGGCGGGGCAACATGAGGTCCAGAAGGACCAGCTTAATCTCGGGATGAGTCTCCAGCTTGTCCAATGCCTGCAACCCGTCAAAGGCTTGCACTACTGTAAAGCCCGCTTGGACAAAGCGCTCATAGTAAAGTTCTTGCAGAATCTTGTCATCTTCTACGAGCAGAATAGTGACCGAACTCAGGTCAATGTCACCCCCCTGTGAAGAAGTGGCAGCCGGCTCTGTCCCTATGTCCGTAGGCAGGTTGAAAGGTTGGGTGTCGTCCATATATCCGTATTCTAACCCCGTACGGATTTCCGCTCAAGGAGATAGGTCAGGCCGATGAAGGCGAACATGCTGAGAATGAGACATAGGATGAGGAGCGCCTTCTCGTTTGCCTGCTGAGTAGTGAGGGCAAACACTCCGAAAAGCACAGCCATAATATTGGTGACCAAGACCACGTATGGTGGGGTCAGGCCAATCTTGAGCAGGCGGTGGTGCAGGTGGCGCTGGTCTGCGTGAAACGGGCTCTGCCCGGCCAGCAGGCGGCGCACAATCACGCTGAAGGCATCGAAGAGCGGGATACCCAGCACCAAAACCGCGGTGGCCACCTTGGCCCCAGAAATAACGGCGATTGTTGCAAGGAGGAACCCAAGGAGCTGCGAACCGACTGTGCCCATAAAGAGCTTGGAGGGATGCCAGTTCCAGGGCAAGAATCCTGCGGTAATGCCAATCAGGATTAAGCAAAGCGTGGCAGCGCCAATAAAGCCAAGTTTCAGGCTAACCAGAAAAAGGATGACCGCGGCGGTAAGGGAAAGACTGCCCGCCAAGCCATCGAGCCCATCAAAAAGGTTCACCGCGTTGATCATCACTACAATCCAGGCTACGACCAGTACCGCAGACCAAGCGGGGTGAAGGGAGAGGACTCCTATGAAGGGAAGCCGCAGGCTTTCTATCTGAAGACCACCCATAACCAGGCTGGCCCCAGCCACTACTTGGCCTAGGAGCTGCCAAAAAGCTGGTAACCCGTAGAGGTCATCCAAAAGTCCAAAAAGTAGGACTACTGCGAGCCCTGCAAACACACCCTGGAGCACACCCGGTGCAAAGGTTAGCAACCCAGAGTGATTCCCCGTAGCAATAACTACCAGGGCCACCACTGCAACGAGCCACATGGCCACACCCCCTACGCGGGGTTTGCGGGTTGTGTGCACGTCACGGCTACGGATAGCGGGAAGCAAGCGGTGGCGCTGTGCCAACGCGTACAGGAGTCCCATTGCTACTAATGCCGCCGCACCAACGCCGAGGAACACCACCCAGGCCTCGGGGTACGGAGACAGTGGGCCGAGACCCAGTGGTTCGGCCATATGGAATTACTACTTACTGATGACGCTTGTCACCAAACATAATGACATGGTCTGCCCGGTCGTAGTCCAGTATCTCGTCTTCGCTGAACCAGTGCGCAATCTCTTGCTCCGCCTCTTCGGTTACTTCGGAAGCGTGGATGAGGTTGAAGATGCTGCGATTCTCAATGTTGGCAGAGGTTGGCGCGTCGTGGGCAAAATCGCCACGGATTGTGCCCGGATCTGCAAAGACCGGAAGGGTGGAGCCGACAATCTTACGGACAACAGAAACGGCATGCAGGCCTTCTACTACCATTGGGATCATGGGACCCATGGTCACAAACTCAATGAGTGCCTTGCGCACGGCCTTGCCTACTTCAAGCGGGTTGTCTGAACCAAGCTCTTTCTTTGGGTCCAAACCGTATTCCACAAAGGTCTTAATCCCCTTGTTCCCGAGGCGGGTAAGCCACTCTTCGTCCTTAGGATAAAAGCCATCGGCCTTCTCGAAAGAAGCGTGCACCATTTTCATGGCCGTGATTTTCAAGCCGCGCTGTTCAAGCCGCTTGATGATCTCGCCCATGAGGCCGCGCATGACGCCATCCGGCTTGATCATGGCAAAGGTGCGCTCCGTAGCAAGATGGTGCGTTTTGTACTTGGAAGTAAGCTTTGTCATAGTGTTTTTCTCGATTAAATGGTGAGGAGTGCCTCGATGGACGCGGCATTAGCGTGTGGGCCAACTGCAGCCAGGCGCAAGTGCTCGTTTTGGAAAACTTCCTTGGCAAGCGCCTGGATGTCTTCTGCAGTTACTTTCTGGACCTTTTCCAGATACTCAGCCACGGTTTCCTGGCTCTTTTCCTCTAGGTCTTGGATGCCGTAGTACTCCGCCACTTCATCTGAACTTTCAAAAGTGATGGCTGCCTTGCCGAGCAGGTGCTGCTTGGCCCGGTCCAGCTCTTCTGGGGACACTTCCTCGTCCCGCATCTTCTTGAACTCTTTCACAATCGCTTCAACCGCTTGAGGAAAGCGCTTGTTGTCTACGCCAGCTGAGGCGTAAAGGAACCCAACGTCCCGGTAGGAATCTGTACCTGAACGGACGTAGTAACAAAGGCCCTGCTGCTCACGCACAGAAACGAACAACCGAGAGCTCATGGTAGAGCCCAGGATGGTATTGAGAAGCCGGAAGGTGGGCTGACGAGGGTCCGAGTGCGGGAAGGCCTTGGCCACAATAATAAGGTGGGTCTGCTCGGAATCTGACTTATCTAGAAGGACCTTCTGGTCAGTGCGCCAAACAGCCATTGATGGCGTGTAACTCTCCCCTTGAGGAAGCTCGTTAAAGTACTTCCAGACCAGTTCCTTTGCCCGCTCCGGGGTAATGGCACCCGCCAGTGCAACTGTGCACATGGAGCCCATGTAAAACATCTCCCGGTACTTCTCAAAGTCTGCGCGGGTAAATGCCGTGACGCTCTCCTTGGTGCCAAGGATTTTGCGGCCAAGCGGGGTGTCGCCAAAAAGGAGGTCCATGAGCACATGTCCAACTTTGCGCATCGGCATGTCCTCGTACATGTTGATTTCCTCAACAATCACGCCTTTTTCCTTCTCCAGCTCTTCTGCCGGGAAGGTGGCGTGAAGCACCATGTCAGAGAGGACATCCAAACCAAGCTCCGTGTGGCTGGCGTCTGTCTTGGTATAAAAGCCCGTGAACTCTTGGCTGGTAAAAGCGTTGAACTCACCCCCTACCGCGTCCAAGGTTTGGGCAACCTGCTGGGCGGTTTTGTATGTACGACCTCCCTTGAAAACCATGTGCTCAGTAAAGTGAGCTAGGCCCTGCTGGTCGTCCGACTCGTTCCGTGAACCCACGCCCATGAAGACCATAGAGGTGACGGTAGCCGTACTTTCCAGCGGGACCACGATGAGGGAGATGCCGTTCGGTAACTGTTCGTGATACACCTGATGTTGCATAGGTTTACTGTAGCAGGTTATCCTGTAACCACCAACGCGACCCACCCACTTAACTGCCACCATGTTACACGTAGATCTCGACAACATTCTGACCCACGATGAACTCGGTTCCAAGGCAGAAGAAATCCTGCGCAAGGCCGATGAAGAAGG is from Verrucomicrobiia bacterium and encodes:
- a CDS encoding response regulator, whose translation is MDDTQPFNLPTDIGTEPAATSSQGGDIDLSSVTILLVEDDKILQELYYERFVQAGFTVVQAFDGLQALDKLETHPEIKLVLLDLMLPRLSGYDVLAHVKQDATTRNIPVIIVSALADVDDQARGLQLGAAEYITKGEMLPAAVIEKIKQYVLSVPRTLPAATPSNDGIQRPTAE
- a CDS encoding MraY family glycosyltransferase, which produces MAEPLGLGPLSPYPEAWVVFLGVGAAALVAMGLLYALAQRHRLLPAIRSRDVHTTRKPRVGGVAMWLVAVVALVVIATGNHSGLLTFAPGVLQGVFAGLAVVLLFGLLDDLYGLPAFWQLLGQVVAGASLVMGGLQIESLRLPFIGVLSLHPAWSAVLVVAWIVVMINAVNLFDGLDGLAGSLSLTAAVILFLVSLKLGFIGAATLCLILIGITAGFLPWNWHPSKLFMGTVGSQLLGFLLATIAVISGAKVATAVLVLGIPLFDAFSVIVRRLLAGQSPFHADQRHLHHRLLKIGLTPPYVVLVTNIMAVLFGVFALTTQQANEKALLILCLILSMFAFIGLTYLLERKSVRG
- a CDS encoding nucleoside-diphosphate kinase, which translates into the protein MTKLTSKYKTHHLATERTFAMIKPDGVMRGLMGEIIKRLEQRGLKITAMKMVHASFEKADGFYPKDEEWLTRLGNKGIKTFVEYGLDPKKELGSDNPLEVGKAVRKALIEFVTMGPMIPMVVEGLHAVSVVRKIVGSTLPVFADPGTIRGDFAHDAPTSANIENRSIFNLIHASEVTEEAEQEIAHWFSEDEILDYDRADHVIMFGDKRHQ
- a CDS encoding pitrilysin family protein; translation: MQHQVYHEQLPNGISLIVVPLESTATVTSMVFMGVGSRNESDDQQGLAHFTEHMVFKGGRTYKTAQQVAQTLDAVGGEFNAFTSQEFTGFYTKTDASHTELGLDVLSDMVLHATFPAEELEKEKGVIVEEINMYEDMPMRKVGHVLMDLLFGDTPLGRKILGTKESVTAFTRADFEKYREMFYMGSMCTVALAGAITPERAKELVWKYFNELPQGESYTPSMAVWRTDQKVLLDKSDSEQTHLIIVAKAFPHSDPRQPTFRLLNTILGSTMSSRLFVSVREQQGLCYYVRSGTDSYRDVGFLYASAGVDNKRFPQAVEAIVKEFKKMRDEEVSPEELDRAKQHLLGKAAITFESSDEVAEYYGIQDLEEKSQETVAEYLEKVQKVTAEDIQALAKEVFQNEHLRLAAVGPHANAASIEALLTI